GGCTCAAAACCGAGCGGGGACGTTACTTGTGGGATCGGGCCAAGCTGCGGCTACCTGTGGTGGGGAGCATCATCCAGCGGGCCACCCTGACTCGCTTCGCCCGCGCCTTTTCCATGGGCTTTGCCGCCGGTGTCCCCCTGGTGCAGGCCCTGAGTTTTACGGCGCGGGCGGTGGACAACGTCTATGTCGGCGAACGGCTGGAACAGATGCGCCACAGCATCGAACGCGGCGACACCCTCACCCGTAGCGCTCGCGCCACCGAGATGTTCACCCCTCTGGTGCTGCAGATGCTCGCTGTGGGCGAGGAGACCGGCGCTGTCGACCAGATGCTGCTGGAGGTGGCCGAGTTTTACGAACGCGAAGTCGATTACGACCTCAAAAACATCACCAGCGCCATCGAGCCGATCCTCATCGTCTTTATCGGCGGCATGGTCCTGGTGCTGGCCCTCGGCGTTTTTCTGCCCATGTGGAACCTGTCACAGGTGGCGCGTTGAGATGAAGGGCGCGGAAAGGGAAGTCAAAAAACCGACACGATTGGGGCAGGGGGGCTTCACTCTGCTGGAGCTAGTCGTGGTGGTGGGAATTGTCGCCATTCTCTTTACCGTCGGCCTGAACAAATATTTCGACCTGCTGGTCGATGTTGAGCGGGCCACCATGGAGCAGAATATTGGCATCCTGCGCAGCGCTGTGGCCATGCAGGTGGCGAAAAAAATCGTCCGGGGCGAAGTTGAAGGCATTGGCGAGCTGGCCGAAACAAACCCTATGAATTTCCTGACCGAGCAGCCGCAGAACTATCTTGGCGAGTTTCAGAACGCCGACCCCGCCGCCATCGAAGGTGGGCAGTGGTACTTCGAGACGGCGGGCAATTATCTGGTCTACCGGGTGAAGAACACGGACTACTTTCAGAGCGCGCTGGCCGGGCCGAATCGGGTGCGCTTCCAGATCGACCTGGTCTACGCCGACCACAACGGTTCCGGCCGCTTCGAACCGAAAATCGATGCGCTGGAGGGCCTGCGCCTGGCCGCGCTCGAACCTTACCAATGGTTGAAAAAACGACAGGCAAAGGAGGACTGATACAAAAACAGATCGACAGGATAAACGTGGTATTGAAATTGCTAAAAAGTAAAAGACGGTTTACTACACTAACAAAGGAACAAGGAGGAGTTTGACAATGGGTAATCAAAAAGGTTTTACGCTGATCGAACTGGTGGTGGTCATTGTTATCCTGGGTATTCTGGCAGCCGTAGCGGTGCCTAAGTATCTTGATCTTAAAACCGAAGCGAATGAAGCTCAAGCTAATGGTGTATATGCGGCAGCTCAGACCGCTGTCGCGTTTAATCATGCAGCAAAGCTTGTCGGGAAGGACCCCAACCAAATGCCTTGTTATGATGCAACCCACTGTTCGACTGGTTTGCTTGTGACCACCGGTGATGCAGGTGTTTGTCTTGCAAATGGAATTGATGAATTGCCGACAGGATGGAGCGCCTCTGGTGATACACTTACAGCAACATTAAACACTGTTACATATACGATCACTGTCAATGCTGATGAAACAGCAACTACACCCGCAACACTGACAAAGAGTTGGTAAAAGATATGACCGTGGTATCCAGTTTTGTTGGATATTGGGATGATTAATCCCTGAACAGAAGCGGAGTCGGTTACGGCCCCGCTTCTGTTTTTTGAAACCCTCCGGACATCATGCCTAAAAGTGTATTTTTTAATAAAGTTTCGAGTCACATGCCTGCGGGCTTTACACTGGTTGAGCTGATTGTCATAATCGTCATCCTTGGCACTATCTCCGCCCTTGCTGCCCCTCGCTTCTTTGATCTGCGCGTTTTTCAGCAGCGCGGTTTCTTCGATGAAACCGTTTCAGCGGTGCGCTATGCCCAGAAGCTGGCGGTGGGCAGCGGCTGTGACGTGCAGGTGACCTTGGGCTCGGCGGGCTACAGTCTGCGGCAGCGCAGCAGTTGCGACACCAGCAGCGTCTTCACTCTCGCCGTTCCTCATCCCAGCAAGGCCGGGGCTTTTGCTGCCGCCCCTCCCGCCGGCGTGAGTCTGTCGGCGGCGACCATCATTTTTACACCCCTGGGGCAGGCGGCCAATGCCGCAAGGAACCCAACCAATTTCAACAGCCTGAGTGTCGGCGGCAAGACCTTCCACATCATTGGCGAAACAGGCTACGTGGACGTGCCATGAGGCTTTTTGGTCATTCATACGGTAATTGCCGCGGTGTTACCCTGGTTGAGCTGGTTATCGCCATGGTGGTGATTTCCATCGCTCTTGGCGGCGTATTGCTGGTCATGAACTACACCACGGCCCGCAGCGCCGATCCTTTGCTGCAACGGCAGGCGGTGGCCATCGCCGAGGCTTATCTGGAAGAAATTCTGCTGAAGCCCTACGCCGATCCCGATGGGGTCGATGGCGAAGGCAGCCGCGCCCTCTACGATGATGTCGATGATTACGACGGTCTGGCCGAGAACGGTGCCCGCGACCAGAGCGGCGCCGCCATCGCCGGACTCGGGAACTACACGGTGAACGTCCGTGTGCAGCCGGCGACAGTCAACGGCGTGGCCATGCTGCGGGCGCAGGTGACGGTGAGTGTGCCCGGCGGCGGCAGTCTGACCCTGGCCGGCTATCGGGCCAATTATTAACGATGGAAGAAATGAAGGCAGCCATGACAATCCGTCGGCAAGGCGAACAGGGCTTCACCCTGGTGGAACTGGTCACGGTGATTGTGCTCGTGGGGATTCTCGGCGCCATGAGCGTGGCCTTCATCACCAAGCCGATCGAGGGCTACGTGGCCCTCTCCCGGCGGGCCGAGCTGGTTGACGCCGCCGACAACGCCCTGCGCCGCATGCAGCGCGACATCCGCCAGGCCTTGCCCAACAGCGTGCGCATTGGGGCGGGCGGACTCTCCCTCGAGCTTTTGCACACCAGCGATGGCGGTCGCTACCGCGTGCAGGGTCCGGGTAATATTCTCGATTTCAGTGACGTCACCGATAGCTCTTTCGACGTGCTTGGCGGCCTGGTTGCCCCGCCGCCGGCCGGCAGCGAGCTGGTTATCTACAACCTGTCCGACAGCGCCACCACCGGCAATGCCTATCAGGCGCCGGCCGACAATCGTTTCGCCATCGACAGCGCCGCCAGCAGTGCCAGTCTGATCCAGTTTATTCCCAAAGTGCCCGCCGCCTCTTTCCCGCGCTCATCACCCTATCAACGCTTTTTTGTCGTTGATGGGCCGGTGAGTTATGTGTGCGATCCCGCCGCCGGCACCCTGACCCGCCATGCCGGCTACGCCATCGCCCCCAGCCCGACTTTGGGGAGCGGTGACCTGGTGACGCGCCAGGTGCAGAGCTGTAACTTTACCTATCGACCGGGCAGCAGCCAGCGGGCGGGCCTGGTGACCCTGACCCTGACCCTGGAGGATGCGCCCTCGGCAGAGCGAGTGACCCTGCTGCACCAGGTGCATGTCCTGAATTCGCCATGAGCATGATAACGCGCCACCGCAATCAACAAGGGTATACTCTGGTCAACGCCCTCTTCATCCTCGTGGTGCTGGCGGCTCTGGGCGCTTTCATGGTGACCATGAGCGGCGTGCAGTCGCGCACCCCGGTGCTGGCCCTGCAGGGAGCGCGGGCCTACC
The sequence above is a segment of the Desulfuromonas sp. KJ2020 genome. Coding sequences within it:
- a CDS encoding prepilin-type N-terminal cleavage/methylation domain-containing protein, translating into MRLFGHSYGNCRGVTLVELVIAMVVISIALGGVLLVMNYTTARSADPLLQRQAVAIAEAYLEEILLKPYADPDGVDGEGSRALYDDVDDYDGLAENGARDQSGAAIAGLGNYTVNVRVQPATVNGVAMLRAQVTVSVPGGGSLTLAGYRANY
- a CDS encoding type II secretion system protein J; translated protein: MTIRRQGEQGFTLVELVTVIVLVGILGAMSVAFITKPIEGYVALSRRAELVDAADNALRRMQRDIRQALPNSVRIGAGGLSLELLHTSDGGRYRVQGPGNILDFSDVTDSSFDVLGGLVAPPPAGSELVIYNLSDSATTGNAYQAPADNRFAIDSAASSASLIQFIPKVPAASFPRSSPYQRFFVVDGPVSYVCDPAAGTLTRHAGYAIAPSPTLGSGDLVTRQVQSCNFTYRPGSSQRAGLVTLTLTLEDAPSAERVTLLHQVHVLNSP
- a CDS encoding prepilin-type N-terminal cleavage/methylation domain-containing protein, producing MGNQKGFTLIELVVVIVILGILAAVAVPKYLDLKTEANEAQANGVYAAAQTAVAFNHAAKLVGKDPNQMPCYDATHCSTGLLVTTGDAGVCLANGIDELPTGWSASGDTLTATLNTVTYTITVNADETATTPATLTKSW
- a CDS encoding type II secretion system protein, whose translation is MKGAEREVKKPTRLGQGGFTLLELVVVVGIVAILFTVGLNKYFDLLVDVERATMEQNIGILRSAVAMQVAKKIVRGEVEGIGELAETNPMNFLTEQPQNYLGEFQNADPAAIEGGQWYFETAGNYLVYRVKNTDYFQSALAGPNRVRFQIDLVYADHNGSGRFEPKIDALEGLRLAALEPYQWLKKRQAKED
- a CDS encoding Tfp pilus assembly protein FimT/FimU, which encodes MPAGFTLVELIVIIVILGTISALAAPRFFDLRVFQQRGFFDETVSAVRYAQKLAVGSGCDVQVTLGSAGYSLRQRSSCDTSSVFTLAVPHPSKAGAFAAAPPAGVSLSAATIIFTPLGQAANAARNPTNFNSLSVGGKTFHIIGETGYVDVP